The Deinococcus humi genome has a segment encoding these proteins:
- a CDS encoding IS5 family transposase: protein MIEQLVPDGLWALAQQVIPAPPARPRGGRQRHSARRTLAGIVYLLRWGLPWRQLPLALGFGSGRTCERRFDEWQRQGVWMRLWRILLDHAQRHASVDWSRSALDSISVPAPRGGTHTGPNPTDRGKAGSKLHLLIDGQGLPLALTVSGANVHDSRHLEGTVDAVPGVRNGRPGHPRQRPAKLHADKGYDFERCRQALVHRRISPRIARRGVESSATLGRYRWRVERTLSWLVSYRKLAVRRERSAASFLALAQLACALIVWRRTSGALSAPQAG from the coding sequence ATGATCGAGCAACTGGTGCCGGATGGTCTGTGGGCTCTTGCACAACAGGTGATTCCTGCACCACCGGCACGGCCGCGGGGTGGCCGACAGCGACACTCCGCTCGTCGGACCCTGGCCGGCATCGTGTATCTGCTGCGGTGGGGCCTGCCCTGGCGACAGTTACCCCTGGCTCTTGGATTTGGGAGTGGGCGCACCTGCGAACGACGCTTTGACGAATGGCAACGTCAGGGCGTGTGGATGCGCCTCTGGCGCATCCTGTTGGATCACGCGCAACGGCACGCGTCTGTGGACTGGTCTCGGTCAGCGCTGGACTCCATCAGTGTTCCGGCCCCACGGGGCGGAACGCACACCGGACCCAACCCCACAGACCGAGGAAAGGCCGGGAGCAAACTCCACCTGCTGATTGATGGACAAGGCCTTCCACTCGCTCTCACCGTGTCTGGAGCGAATGTGCATGATTCTCGGCACCTGGAAGGCACTGTCGATGCGGTGCCTGGCGTGCGGAACGGACGACCGGGTCATCCCCGGCAACGTCCAGCCAAGCTGCATGCCGATAAGGGCTACGATTTCGAGCGCTGTCGTCAGGCCCTGGTGCACCGCAGGATCTCTCCCCGCATCGCCCGGCGCGGGGTGGAATCCAGTGCCACCCTGGGGCGGTATCGCTGGCGAGTGGAACGGACCTTGAGCTGGCTCGTGTCGTACCGCAAGCTGGCCGTTCGCCGGGAACGAAGCGCGGCTTCGTTCCTTGCCCTGGCTCAGTTGGCGTGTGCCTTGATCGTGTGGCGCCGGACGAGCGGGGCGCTCAGCGCCCCGCAGGCTGGGTGA
- a CDS encoding ribbon-helix-helix domain-containing protein yields MTKKHVGGRGRKAINKHQTFGVSLPPHLKAALDAAVTQEVSRSEVIAGLIEAHLLKAASAKRSSPTAEATAAQHKASKPSKTPTNLPAAVTVISQQMKRGLGWKPEKYEVAEKALAEGYTITRKADSANYTTEKGSVVSWRTIQALLKQGVVVTLD; encoded by the coding sequence ATGACCAAGAAGCATGTCGGGGGCAGGGGCAGAAAGGCGATCAACAAACACCAAACATTTGGGGTCAGCCTTCCACCACACCTCAAGGCAGCCCTCGATGCTGCTGTGACGCAGGAAGTCAGCCGATCTGAGGTTATCGCTGGGTTGATTGAGGCTCATCTCCTGAAGGCAGCATCTGCAAAGAGATCATCACCAACAGCTGAGGCCACAGCAGCACAGCACAAGGCATCTAAACCATCCAAGACTCCGACCAACCTCCCTGCTGCCGTGACTGTGATCTCGCAGCAGATGAAGCGAGGACTGGGCTGGAAGCCAGAGAAATACGAAGTGGCCGAGAAGGCGCTGGCTGAGGGTTACACCATCACCAGAAAGGCAGATAGCGCCAACTACACCACCGAGAAAGGGAGTGTCGTCTCATGGCGCACCATCCAAGCGCTTCTAAAGCAGGGTGTCGTGGTCACGCTCGATTAA